One window of Triticum dicoccoides isolate Atlit2015 ecotype Zavitan chromosome 5A, WEW_v2.0, whole genome shotgun sequence genomic DNA carries:
- the LOC119297029 gene encoding putative disease resistance protein RGA3, translated as MVRLWRNSKPDLEEMRRTLVLLEAGLRDAERRSRDEEAVRLWLQQVKAVARDISALSNSRRRRRGRVFAKLSLVKKIEKLKEKLKAVEEKRHIFGFTFHNSSTIEDTYAKRETIACVDDEFTIVGRSREKEEIVRTLLQSESKTTILPVLGLGGMGKTTLAKLVFSDSRMQDFERRAWVHVSQKFNMLRIVKAVISQFEGTADGFDDLQSLYNQLEKISSGKKCLIVLDDLCESDIELLRKLKLMANCGKERRMVRIIVATRIEAIAHELSTVSPYKLRPLSNDDCWNVFEQIAFQWKNEGDLHVLEAIGRDIAIKCKGLLMAAHAVGSMLHNKNVDFWKAARDSNTWDQCSSHIDVLPSLRLSYEHMPSYLKSCFAYCAIFQKGSTIDKDKLIQQWMALDFVKPSLPTLSPKAQAEEYLTELLAISLLQNSVSSMVIFKRVWVCMKASMLVCVLDIQFCTLLRTFNHL; from the exons ATGGTCAGGTTGTGGAGGAACTCCAAACCCGACCTCGAGGAGATGCGGAGAACCCTTGTCCTGCTGGAGGCCGGCTTGAGAGACGCCGAGCGGCGGTCCAGGGACGAGGAGGCGGTGCGTTTGTGGCTACAACAGGTCAAGGCCGTCGCTCGCGACATCTCGGCGCTCTCgaacagccgccgccgccgtcgtggaAG GGTTTTTGCAAAACTTAGTTTGGTTAAGAAGATAGAAAAGCTAAAGGAGAAACTGAAGGCAGTGGAAGAGAAACGCCATATATTTGGTTTCACCTTCCATAACAGCTCAACTATTGAGGATACATATGCTAAAAGGGAAACAATAGCATGTGTTGATGATGAATTTACAATTGTTGGTCGATCAAGAGAGAAAGAGGAGATAGTAAGGACTCTATTGCAGTCCGAAAGTAAAACGACTATTCTTCCCGTCCTTGGTCTTGGCGGAATGGGTAAGACCACTTTGGCAAAACTAGTCTTCAGTGATAGCAGAATGCAAGATTTTGAGAGGAGGGCATGGGTACATGTTTCCCAAAAGTTTAATATGCTAAGAATAGTAAAAGCTGTTATATCTCAATTTGAAGGGACTGCTGATGGCTTTGATGATCTGCAGTCTCTGTACAATCAACTAGAGAAAATTTCTAGTGGCAAGAAGTGCTTAATTGTGCTGGATGACTTGTGCGAGAGTGACATTGAACTGTTGCGCAAACTGAAATTAATGGCGAACTGTGGAAAAGAGAGGAGAATGGTTAGGATAATTGTAGCAACTCGTATTGAAGCAATTGCACATGAATTGTCTACAGTTAGTCCTTATAAATTGAGGCCTTTATCGAATGATGACTGTTGGAATGTGTTCGAACAAATTGCTTTTCAGTGGAAAAATGAAGGAGATCTGCATGTGCTAGAAGCTATTGGAAGAGACATTGCTATTAAGTGCAAAGGTTTACTCATGGCAGCTCATGCTGTTGGATCCATGCTTCATAATAAAAATGTTGACTTTTGGAAAGCTGCCAGAGATAGTAACACTTGGGATCAATGTTCTTCTCACATCGATGTCTTGCCGTCGTTGAGGTTGAGTTATGAGCATATGCCATCTTATTTGAAATCATGCTTTGCCTACTGTGCCATTTTCCAAAAAGGTTCCACCATAGACAAGGACAAACTAATTCAACAGTGGATGGCTCTTGACTTCGTTAAACCATCCCTACCAACCTTGTCTCCCAAAGCACAAGCAGAGGAATATCTAACAGAGCTTTTGGCAATATCTCTTCTTCAAAACTCAGTATCTTCCATGGTGATTTTCAAGCGTGTCTGGGTGTGTATGAAGGCATCCATGCTCGTGTGTGTACTTGACATACAATTTTGCACACTTTTACGTACTTTCAACCATTTATAA
- the LOC119297030 gene encoding putative lipid-transfer protein DIR1, translated as MPASMAKSQALAVALLLVLVVSLTAIEGVHGICGMSNDEFKLCQPAAAMENPTESPSAECCAALGKANLSCICRYKGIAGIWLRMYHIDADRAMALPGKCSLTVPSNCS; from the coding sequence ATGCCAGCATCCATGGCTAAGTCACAGGCATTGGCTGTAGCACTGCTGCTTGTCCTGGTGGTGTCCCTCACCGCAATAGAGGGTGTTCATGGCATCTGTGGCATGTCGAATGACGAATTCAAGCTTTGCCAGCCTGCGGCAGCAATGGAAAACCCAACAGAGAGTCCGTCAGCTGAGTGTTGTGCCGCGCTCGGGAAGGCCAACCTGTCGTGTATTTGCCGCTACAAAGGCATTGCCGGCATATGGCTGAGGATGTACCACATCGACGCGGACCGTGCTATGGCGCTACCCGGCAAATGCAGCCTCACCGTGCCCAGCAACTGCTCGTGA